One genomic segment of Anas platyrhynchos isolate ZD024472 breed Pekin duck chromosome 32, IASCAAS_PekinDuck_T2T, whole genome shotgun sequence includes these proteins:
- the LOC140000488 gene encoding maestro heat-like repeat-containing protein family member 7 gives MEGAQEPQGDPERSPSPTMPQPPTQTSRPFNLASSPTSEAASEWDEEGGMPPRQPRLAWQETWSSRGSNQPAEDSLLAEDKTPVKAILPVEDSSLAEAISQEVGSSPAQDRRPVEDSLVVEDSGSTQDSKKKSQLLDSSNIWKLRRNSAVQSIRAYVRRKEKGNEEQKIVFLIEICDLCRCVTEKGVPMNLHGFCSKHKLVEHIMALMEKEPVDSLRTEFWQIAMETVALLSNTVPTALHGKRESLLNVCCKSVFFLPPESDMPETERALYAKTMDALDTMLEGFVLSCPITSFNTEMQNMLKVMLDFAGSKNSTVRERAVRRIERLITFIRWYLVTKILENFEIYSEDEPKDFNLCIPILGKLLGHLLLFSSGDDSMGHAALKSLFHMYTVVTEGRECILREDMEKYAKRHQSLEDTTFLFSITSTPCEIAKGFGGHLFPAERLDIILTALEALQDSSIHDKQGAFSVLDAALEDAGYWLTDVPTIMECIRKNLGSIHTASAWQCLDSLLLQLTNVMPRSEVKNLLQFSRPRGSTDLGMWEVILAMPQTLEKVLNIMMEDLPLCNWCTAVTEDTCICRLAMLAQNHISEEDFGNPVHLQSYLKHPSPEMRFLVLKGLCTVSESPEKARKIQVLLPDIVEALQDTNTDMLMKALPVLRNVMAHVERWKASGPALQLAEKLLPLFDHESSQVREHSICLFQAVVKAVLRQRKKEIKRTVHRSLLPLYFHMRDQSESVAKASGEALAVAAKFLRRKELKRLAKTEQTWNIRECLLQQDRGRVEEYLQQSQPYLQATQTNLRLEAVRFIGLAARYCKDQSEEKLDEILSALQPLCNDPNPTVRYTTVQTTKILTSRRYRMSELLSRLLCCC, from the exons ATGGAAGGAGCACAGGAGCCTCAAGGAGACCCTGAGCGCAGTCCaagtcccacaatgccgcaaccacCCACCCAGACGAGCCGCCCTTTTAACCTTGCGAGCTCTCCCActtcagaggctgcttctgaatgggatgaggagggaggcatgccccccaggcagcccaggctggcctggcaggagacctggtcttctaggggcagcaaccagccagcagaggacagcttgctggcagaggacaaaACCCCAGTCAAGGCCATTTTGccggtagaggacagcagcctggcagaggccaTTTCTCAGGAAGTGGGCAGCAGCCCGGCACAGGACAGGAGACCGGTAGAGGACAGCTTAGTGGTTGAGGACAGCGGTTCGACACAGGATAGCAAGAAGAAGTCGCAGCTGCTGGATTCCA GTAATATATGGAAACTGCGCAGAAACTCGGCTGTGCAATCTATCAGGGCATATGTCAGACggaaagaaaag ggcaacgaggagcagaagatagTTTTCCTCATcgaaatctgcgatctgtgcagatgtgtcacCGAGAAGGGTGTGCcgatgaacttgcatggcttctgcagcaaacataagctggtggagcacatcatg gcgctgatggaaaaggagcccgtggacagcttgcgcacagaaTTCTGGCAGAtcgccatggagactgtcgccctcctcag caacaccGTACCAACAGCACTGCATGGCAAAAGGGAGAGTCTCCTGAACGTGTGCTGCAAGAgcgtcttctttctgcctccggagtcggacatgccagagacagaaagagcgcTCTACgccaag actatggaTGCcttggacaccatgctggagggcttcgtacTCAGCTGTCCCATCACCAGTTTCAACACAGAGAtgcagaatatgttgaag gtgatgctggactttgctggCTCCAAAAACTCAACTGTGCGCgagagagctgtgaggaggatTGAGAGGCTGATTACTTTCATCCGCTGGTATTTGGTGACCAAG ATCTTAGAGAACTTTGAAATCTATAGCGAAGATGAGCCCAAAGATTTCAACCTGtgcatccccatcctgggcaagctgctgggccacctcttgcttttcagcagtggcGATGATTCCATGGGACACGCAGCTTTGAAAAGTCTTTTTCACATGTACACAGTCGTCAcagaaggaagag aatgcatattgagagaggacatggaaaagtatgcaaagagacaccagaGTTTGGAGGAtacaacatttctattttctataaCATCAACTCcctgtgaaattgccaag gggtttggaggacatctcttccctgctgagaggctggacatcatcctcacagcccttgaagctttacaagactccagcatccatgacaagcagggggccttcagcgtgctggacgcagccttggaggacgCTGGctactggctgacagat gtgccaacgatcatggagtgcatcaggaaaaacctgggcagcatccacacagCATCGGCgtggcagtgcctggactccctgcttctccagctgaCCAACGTGATGCCCAGGAGTGAagtcaagaacctgctgcagttctctcggCCACGTggcag cactgacctgggcatgtgggaggtgatcctggccatgccgcagaccttggagaaggttttaaacatcatgatggAAGACTTGCCGCTGTGCAACTGGTGCACCGCAGTCACCGAAGACACCTGCATctgtcgcttggct atgctggcccagaatcacatttctgaggaggactttggtaacccagtgcacctccagagctacctgaagcacccaagcccagagatgcgctttttggttctgaaagggctctgcaccgtgtcagagagccctgagaag gcaaggaaaattcaggtcttgctgccagacattgtggaggctctgcaggacaccaacacagacatGCTGAtgaaggccctgcctgtgctgagaaacgtgatggctcatgtggagaggtggaaggccagtggcccggctctgcagctggctgagaagctcctgccactctttgaccac gagtccagccaggtgcgggagcactccatctgcctcttccaagctgTGGtgaaggctgtgctgcggcaaaggaagaaggaaattaagaggacagtgcacaggagccttctcccactctactttcacatgagagaccagagtgagagcgtagcaaag gcctctggggaagctctcgccgtggctgcaaAGTTTCTGCGACGCAAAGAGCTCAAGCGCTTGGCcaagacagaacagacgtggaacATcagggagtgcttg ctgcagcaggacagaggcagagtagaagaatacctgcagcagagccagccctacctgcaggccactcagaccaacttgcgacttgaggccgtcagattcattg gtcttgctgcacgctactgcaaggaccagagcgaggagaagctggatgaaatcctcagcg cccTCCAGCCTTTATGTAACGACCCGAATCCCACGGTCCGTTACACGACAGTTCAAACCACCAAGATCCTGACGTCAAGGCGTTACAGAATGTCAGAACTGCTATCTCgactgctgtgctgctgttag
- the LOC140000405 gene encoding ATPase family AAA domain-containing protein 2-like isoform X1 encodes MALKKVVPASNRIEASPGQVLSPIFKPLFKRSVANILQVVQKIFPHAQLVLKEDRQQDHLNPILQDDMFDSDDDASLVSGDEFKDGMPDGPEKKLLCFSRSAFCEPTSCWPRLLIVGKEGYGQVSYVAPAVLHALEKFPVHTLDLSVLLTNVAPPEEICRQLIRNAQKTAPSIIYVPDIHLWWDNAGPALKLTFLTLLRNIPAFSPVLLLATSDVRHSELPEEIQKLFNKEFGEACNIELPGRAERAAFFEDLILNQVAKPPVKKTVDQTLEVLPVAPPAEPQKPQEEEVGMLEEKEEDTLRELRIFLRDVTHRLATDRRFREFAKPVDPQKVPDCATRIKEPMDLSTVLTQIDSRQYLTAGDYLKDIDLICNNALEYYPDQRSTDRHRAYVLQDTAYSMVRNEIDTEFGRLCEQIKESHEKRGRTSPVCAPWDDSKSPQQNPATEDDKPDEESNENEEMTAAPVDASTPISNGASERKRRRNNCARAAAKRSSQFDKENRVPTDDQNDSDEEEFVDKHVSDICQVKLNTEKESAKLCGYSTPRWGTITNENPSSNDSWAFQAVTPERSWEEDQQQISDENPVQVPTETDYIVIVDRYELKKLLCFVTEITKGFDIYHLEKVYGVINQCIYNHREDYDKTDLVEVTFVLNSSTFCHCYTVFVCSGISWLFSIALYCLGVCAQTTTTVRLLPFSLEDVYPSCKTIVIFGIIVGSFCRKKLELEDNGSTHTALSKQLTLVCQ; translated from the exons atggctctgaagaaggttgttccggcatcaaacaggatcgaggcttcacccggacaagtactatcacccattttcaagccactttttaaaagatcagtagcgaatattttacaagttgtgcagaagatcttcccgcatgcacagctagtgctaaaggaggaccgacagcaag accatttaaatcctattttacaagatgatatgttcgacagtgatgacgatgcatccttggtttctggagatgaattcaaagatggaatgcctgacggaccagagaaaaaactcctctgtttcagcag gagtgctttctgcgaaCCAACATCATGCtggccccgtctgctaatagtaggaaaagaagggtacggccaggtttcttacgtggcacccgcggtgttgcacgctttggagaagtttcccgttcacaccctggacctttctgttctgcttacaaacgttgcaccgccagaagaaatctgcagacag ctgatccgaaatgctcagaagacagcaccgagcataatttatgtcccagatatccatttatggtgggacaacgctggacctgccttgaaacttacttttctaactctacTACGTAACATTCCAGCATTTtcgccagttttgctgcttgctacgtctgatgtacgtcactcagagctcccagaagag atccaaaaattatttaataaggaatttggagaagcgtgcaatattgagttgcctggaagggcagagagagcagctttttttgaggacctaattctaaatcaagtggctaagcctcctgtaaagaaaacag ttgatcagacattggaagtcctgcctgtagcaccaccagctgagcctcagaagccacaagaggaagaagtagggatgctggaggagaaagaggaggataccttgcgtgaacttagaattttcttgagggacgttactcacagacttgccactgacagacgtttcagggaatttgcaaagcccgttgacccacagaag gtacctgactgtgccacaaggattaaagagccgATGGATCTTTCAACAGTTCTGACTCAAATTGACTCACGCCAGTACCTCACTGCAGGagactatctgaaggacatcgatctaatctgtaacaatgccttagaGTACTACCCGGATCAGAGATCTacag ATCGTCACagagcctatgttttgcaagacactgcatattcaatggtgaGGAACGAAATAGATACAGAGTTTGgacgactttgtgaacaaattaaagaatctcatgagaaaagag GTCGCACCTCTCCAGTGTGTGCTCCATGGGACGactccaagtcaccacagcagaaccctgctactgaagacgacaaaccagatgaagagagtaatgaaaatgaggagatgacagcggcacctgtagatgccagtacacccatttctaatg gtgcgtcagaaagaaagcgcagaaggaacaactgtgcgcgtgctgcagcaaagaggagttctcaattcgataaagagaacagagtaccaacagatgaccaaaacgatagtgatgaagaagagtttgtggacaaacatgtttctgacataTGTCAAGTtaaacttaacactgaaaaggaaagtgctaagctttgtggatattcaacaccaagatggggaactataactaatgaaaatccaagttcaaatg attcctgggcatttcaagcagtgactcctgaacgttcttgggaagaagaccagcaacagataagtgatgagaacCCTGTACAAGTTCCTACagagacagactacatagttatcgtggatcgctatgagctcaaa aaactgttatgctttgtcactgagataacgaagggatttgacatttatcacctggaaaaagtatatggcgtcattaatcagtgtatttacaaccataGAGAAGACTACGACAAAACCGATTTGGTGGAGGtaacttttgttttgaattctagcactttctgtcactgttacacagtatttgtgtgttctgggatatcgtggttgtttagcattgctctttactgcttaggtgtctgtgcacagacaacaacaacagtacgacttctccctttcagtctggaagacgtttatccatcttgcaaaaccattgttatatttggcataattgttggcagtttctgcaggaaaaagcttgaacttgaagacaacgggtccacccacacagccctttcaaagcagttaactttagtctgtcagtag
- the LOC140000405 gene encoding ATPase family AAA domain-containing protein 2-like isoform X2: MALKKVVPASNRIEASPGQVLSPIFKPLFKRSVANILQVVQKIFPHAQLVLKEDRQQDHLNPILQDDMFDSDDDASLVSGDEFKDGMPDGPEKKLLCFSRSAFCEPTSCWPRLLIVGKEGYGQVSYVAPAVLHALEKFPVHTLDLSVLLTNVAPPEEICRQLIRNAQKTAPSIIYVPDIHLWWDNAGPALKLTFLTLLRNIPAFSPVLLLATSDVRHSELPEEIQKLFNKEFGEACNIELPGRAERAAFFEDLILNQVAKPPVKKTVDQTLEVLPVAPPAEPQKPQEEEVGMLEEKEEDTLRELRIFLRDVTHRLATDRRFREFAKPVDPQKVPDCATRIKEPMDLSTVLTQIDSRQYLTAGDYLKDIDLICNNALEYYPDQRSTDRHRAYVLQDTAYSMVRNEIDTEFGRLCEQIKESHEKRGRTSPVCAPWDDSKSPQQNPATEDDKPDEESNENEEMTAAPVDASTPISNGASERKRRRNNCARAAAKRSSQFDKENRVPTDDQNDSDEEEFVDKHVSDICQVKLNTEKESAKLCGYSTPRWGTITNENPSSNDSWAFQAVTPERSWEEDQQQISDENPVQVPTETDYIVIVDRYELKKLLCFVTEITKGFDIYHLEKVYGVINQCIYNHREDYDKTDLVEEIKKEISAFWSDK, translated from the exons atggctctgaagaaggttgttccggcatcaaacaggatcgaggcttcacccggacaagtactatcacccattttcaagccactttttaaaagatcagtagcgaatattttacaagttgtgcagaagatcttcccgcatgcacagctagtgctaaaggaggaccgacagcaag accatttaaatcctattttacaagatgatatgttcgacagtgatgacgatgcatccttggtttctggagatgaattcaaagatggaatgcctgacggaccagagaaaaaactcctctgtttcagcag gagtgctttctgcgaaCCAACATCATGCtggccccgtctgctaatagtaggaaaagaagggtacggccaggtttcttacgtggcacccgcggtgttgcacgctttggagaagtttcccgttcacaccctggacctttctgttctgcttacaaacgttgcaccgccagaagaaatctgcagacag ctgatccgaaatgctcagaagacagcaccgagcataatttatgtcccagatatccatttatggtgggacaacgctggacctgccttgaaacttacttttctaactctacTACGTAACATTCCAGCATTTtcgccagttttgctgcttgctacgtctgatgtacgtcactcagagctcccagaagag atccaaaaattatttaataaggaatttggagaagcgtgcaatattgagttgcctggaagggcagagagagcagctttttttgaggacctaattctaaatcaagtggctaagcctcctgtaaagaaaacag ttgatcagacattggaagtcctgcctgtagcaccaccagctgagcctcagaagccacaagaggaagaagtagggatgctggaggagaaagaggaggataccttgcgtgaacttagaattttcttgagggacgttactcacagacttgccactgacagacgtttcagggaatttgcaaagcccgttgacccacagaag gtacctgactgtgccacaaggattaaagagccgATGGATCTTTCAACAGTTCTGACTCAAATTGACTCACGCCAGTACCTCACTGCAGGagactatctgaaggacatcgatctaatctgtaacaatgccttagaGTACTACCCGGATCAGAGATCTacag ATCGTCACagagcctatgttttgcaagacactgcatattcaatggtgaGGAACGAAATAGATACAGAGTTTGgacgactttgtgaacaaattaaagaatctcatgagaaaagag GTCGCACCTCTCCAGTGTGTGCTCCATGGGACGactccaagtcaccacagcagaaccctgctactgaagacgacaaaccagatgaagagagtaatgaaaatgaggagatgacagcggcacctgtagatgccagtacacccatttctaatg gtgcgtcagaaagaaagcgcagaaggaacaactgtgcgcgtgctgcagcaaagaggagttctcaattcgataaagagaacagagtaccaacagatgaccaaaacgatagtgatgaagaagagtttgtggacaaacatgtttctgacataTGTCAAGTtaaacttaacactgaaaaggaaagtgctaagctttgtggatattcaacaccaagatggggaactataactaatgaaaatccaagttcaaatg attcctgggcatttcaagcagtgactcctgaacgttcttgggaagaagaccagcaacagataagtgatgagaacCCTGTACAAGTTCCTACagagacagactacatagttatcgtggatcgctatgagctcaaa aaactgttatgctttgtcactgagataacgaagggatttgacatttatcacctggaaaaagtatatggcgtcattaatcagtgtatttacaaccataGAGAAGACTACGACAAAACCGATTTGGTGGAG gaaattaagaaagaaatctcaGCCTTCTGGTCCGACAAGTAG